From the Gemmatimonadales bacterium genome, one window contains:
- a CDS encoding protein kinase, which yields MPPPPGAELLALQEAVAGRYAIERELGRGGMGIVFLARDLALDRLVAIKLLPPALAASADRRARFLREARTAARLSHPNIVPIHAVEESDGLVFFVMGYVAGETLGARIRRLGRLPPAEVSAVVREVAWALAYAHRQGVVHRDVKPENILLERDGGRAMVTDFGIAQVSGDAVDTPDGQVVGTARSVSPEQAAGEPVDGRSDLYSLGVTAFLAATGEWPFEGESAAAVLAQHLTQPVPPVLELRPDLPAPLAHAIERCLAKSPADRFASGEELAAALGSNLPVLATTPAPVARAARELHDLGTDMGGYGSVLLLVAASLLAGPFFRPFGLDDAFLGLMRLGVGLGMVSLAGVRKATAFRAIRDAVRRGYGYEDIRAALLGADEEREPVTVGAKVGAVAGWLAAFTAAGLAWLWTGSAGNQWWDGLQIIADLAVIFIPLSAGRWAAARLIAPTAKGPSWWDRWWGGRLGRWMVRLAGGRESRALPAANEPTEVALGRAAEALYAALPAAERQELAEVPELLRQLEGDIQALRRQDQALTRALAEGAGRPEVVRELESARKAGSAKLATALSALENLRIDLLRISAGQAAGPGLTEHLEAARHIGRQVDARMDLER from the coding sequence ATGCCGCCACCCCCTGGAGCGGAGCTGCTCGCGCTGCAGGAGGCCGTCGCCGGGCGCTATGCGATCGAGAGAGAGCTCGGGCGAGGCGGGATGGGGATCGTGTTCCTCGCCAGGGACCTGGCCCTCGACCGGCTGGTGGCCATCAAGCTCCTCCCCCCGGCGCTGGCGGCGTCCGCTGACCGGCGCGCCCGCTTCCTGCGCGAGGCCCGAACCGCGGCGCGGCTTTCCCACCCGAACATCGTGCCTATTCACGCCGTCGAGGAGTCGGACGGCCTGGTGTTCTTCGTCATGGGATACGTGGCGGGCGAGACACTCGGCGCGCGCATTCGTCGCCTGGGACGGTTGCCACCCGCCGAAGTGTCGGCGGTGGTGCGCGAAGTCGCGTGGGCGCTCGCCTACGCCCACCGGCAGGGCGTGGTCCACCGCGACGTAAAGCCCGAGAACATCCTGCTGGAGCGCGACGGGGGCCGGGCCATGGTGACCGACTTCGGCATTGCGCAGGTCAGCGGCGACGCCGTCGACACGCCTGACGGACAGGTCGTGGGGACGGCCCGGTCGGTGAGCCCTGAGCAGGCAGCGGGGGAGCCGGTGGACGGCCGGAGCGACCTGTACTCGCTCGGCGTGACCGCCTTCCTGGCGGCGACCGGCGAATGGCCGTTCGAAGGCGAGTCCGCCGCGGCGGTGCTGGCCCAGCACCTGACGCAGCCCGTGCCGCCGGTCCTCGAGCTTCGACCGGATCTCCCGGCACCCCTGGCCCACGCCATCGAGCGCTGTCTGGCGAAGTCACCCGCGGATCGTTTCGCCTCGGGCGAAGAACTGGCTGCGGCGCTTGGCAGCAACCTCCCGGTGCTGGCCACCACGCCGGCACCGGTGGCGCGGGCCGCGCGCGAGCTGCACGACCTCGGCACCGACATGGGTGGATATGGCAGCGTCCTGCTCCTGGTGGCGGCGTCGCTCCTGGCTGGCCCCTTCTTCCGCCCCTTCGGGCTTGATGACGCATTCCTCGGCCTTATGCGGCTCGGCGTTGGACTCGGGATGGTCAGCCTCGCCGGTGTCCGAAAGGCCACGGCGTTTCGTGCCATCCGCGATGCGGTCCGTCGCGGGTATGGCTATGAGGACATCCGGGCGGCCCTGCTCGGCGCCGACGAGGAGCGGGAACCGGTAACGGTTGGGGCAAAGGTCGGAGCGGTAGCTGGGTGGCTCGCGGCATTTACCGCGGCAGGCCTGGCCTGGCTATGGACCGGGAGCGCCGGCAATCAGTGGTGGGACGGATTGCAGATCATCGCTGACCTGGCCGTCATCTTCATTCCGCTGAGCGCCGGGCGCTGGGCGGCCGCTCGGCTGATCGCGCCGACCGCAAAGGGGCCGAGCTGGTGGGACCGCTGGTGGGGAGGACGATTGGGACGGTGGATGGTGCGCTTGGCAGGGGGGCGTGAGTCCCGTGCACTACCGGCTGCCAACGAACCGACCGAAGTGGCTCTCGGGCGAGCCGCAGAGGCGTTGTACGCCGCCCTGCCCGCCGCCGAGCGCCAAGAATTGGCCGAGGTGCCAGAGCTCCTGCGGCAGCTGGAAGGCGACATCCAGGCGCTCAGGCGGCAGGATCAGGCGCTCACCCGCGCGTTGGCCGAGGGGGCTGGACGCCCAGAAGTGGTGCGGGAACTGGAGTCGGCCCGGAAGGCCGGGAGCGCCAAGCTGGCCACGGCCCTCTCGGCGCTCGAGAACCTCCGAATCGACCTGCTCCGCATATCAGCAGGCCAGGCGGCGGGCCCGGGCCTTACCGAGCACCTCGAGGCAGCCCGTCACATCGGCCGGCAAGTGGATGCGCGGATGGACCTGGAGCGCTGA
- a CDS encoding Mrp/NBP35 family ATP-binding protein, which translates to MASTPLSDAKAALTGITNPRTGKDLLASGMVEELVIGDDGRATFTFLLRREDPATLVRQIRQAFSTASLPDPKIQIKDPSGPAGATHGPPGDATKAVPPPPAQMALPNLGKVIAISSGKGGVGKSTVASNLAIALASAGHRVGLMDGDIYGPNIPRMFGVFERPQFDATDRKMKPLEAHGVKLMSLGFIVERDAPAIWRGPIIMKIVTQFLRDVDWGDLDYFLVDLPPGTGDAQLSLVQATNVSGAVIVTTPQEMSVGDALRGAKMFDKVNVPVLGLVENMSGFTCPHCGEHTDLFPTGGGDRLSAELGVPVLGRIPMQAQLADLADRGKPIVVSAPESPAALALQEIAGRVVDAARTRGGAELPILRG; encoded by the coding sequence GTGGCGTCGACTCCGCTTTCGGACGCGAAGGCCGCACTGACCGGGATCACCAACCCCCGCACCGGCAAGGACCTGTTGGCCAGTGGAATGGTGGAGGAGCTCGTCATCGGCGACGACGGCCGCGCGACGTTCACCTTCCTTCTCCGCCGGGAGGATCCCGCCACCCTCGTGCGCCAGATTCGGCAGGCCTTTTCCACCGCCAGCCTGCCCGACCCCAAGATCCAGATCAAGGACCCTTCCGGGCCGGCCGGTGCGACGCACGGGCCGCCGGGCGACGCTACCAAGGCGGTCCCGCCGCCCCCGGCCCAGATGGCGCTGCCGAATCTCGGCAAGGTCATTGCGATCTCGTCGGGCAAGGGTGGGGTGGGGAAGTCGACCGTGGCCTCGAACCTGGCCATTGCACTCGCCAGTGCGGGCCACCGGGTCGGTTTGATGGACGGCGATATCTACGGACCGAACATCCCGCGGATGTTTGGCGTCTTCGAGCGCCCGCAGTTCGATGCGACGGACCGCAAGATGAAGCCGCTCGAAGCGCACGGCGTCAAACTCATGTCGCTCGGCTTCATCGTGGAGCGGGACGCGCCGGCCATCTGGCGCGGCCCCATCATCATGAAGATCGTTACCCAGTTCCTGCGCGACGTGGATTGGGGCGACCTCGACTACTTCCTGGTGGACCTGCCCCCCGGCACCGGCGACGCGCAGCTCTCCCTCGTCCAGGCCACCAACGTCTCCGGCGCCGTCATTGTGACGACGCCGCAGGAGATGTCGGTCGGCGACGCGCTCCGCGGCGCAAAGATGTTCGACAAGGTGAACGTGCCGGTGCTCGGCCTGGTGGAGAACATGAGCGGGTTCACCTGCCCGCACTGCGGCGAGCACACTGATCTCTTCCCCACCGGCGGCGGCGACCGGCTCAGCGCCGAACTCGGCGTGCCGGTGCTCGGACGCATCCCGATGCAGGCGCAACTGGCCGACCTGGCCGATCGCGGCAAGCCGATCGTGGTGTCGGCCCCGGAGAGCCCGGCGGCGCTGGCCCTGCAGGAGATCGCCGGGCGGGTGGTGGACGCGGCCCGGACGCGGGGCGGGGCGGAGTTGCCGATCTTGCGAGGCTAG
- a CDS encoding NifU family protein, with amino-acid sequence MDTTTDMLARIEATIDTLRPYIASHKGQVEVVDFDAADGKLYVRLGGTCHGCAASTITLKQGLEVRLRQSVPEVKTVEAI; translated from the coding sequence ATGGATACAACGACAGACATGCTCGCCCGCATCGAGGCGACGATCGATACGCTCCGACCATACATCGCCTCCCACAAGGGGCAGGTGGAGGTGGTGGACTTTGACGCCGCTGACGGGAAACTCTACGTGCGGCTCGGCGGCACCTGCCATGGCTGCGCCGCCTCCACGATCACCCTGAAGCAGGGCCTCGAAGTGCGGCTCCGCCAGTCGGTGCCCGAGGTCAAGACCGTGGAGGCCATCTAG
- a CDS encoding bifunctional oligoribonuclease/PAP phosphatase NrnA, whose amino-acid sequence MKLPLSPQKTDAAKAIADVLMPGQRVCLTTHVNPDGDGLGSEVGLLHLLKAQGITAVVTNPSSTPPRFDFLFEHLPGADKSREAIKELRRADVIVVLDISDLGRLGMLGDTVRDRGVPVVCIDHHVSPGELPPGPRYVDPTAAATGELVFEIGRANEWPLTREAARGLYTAIMTDTGSFRFSNTHPRTLRVAAELLETGLDPERMYLDVYANAPEGRPRLYAEALQTLVVEQEHGLAWVTVPPGALERLGVSADDLDGVVEFPRSIAGVRMALLFREIAAGRIKVSLRSVGDVDVAAFAKPFGGGGHTKAAGLSIEGSMGAVQGTVLEAARKYLGGNGTH is encoded by the coding sequence ATGAAGCTGCCGCTCTCCCCCCAGAAGACCGACGCCGCCAAGGCCATCGCCGACGTGCTGATGCCGGGCCAGCGGGTCTGCCTCACCACCCACGTGAACCCCGACGGGGACGGCCTCGGCAGTGAGGTCGGGCTCCTGCACCTCCTCAAGGCGCAGGGGATTACCGCGGTCGTGACCAATCCCAGTTCGACGCCCCCCCGTTTTGATTTTCTCTTTGAACACCTGCCCGGCGCCGACAAGAGCCGCGAAGCGATCAAGGAGCTCCGCCGGGCGGATGTGATTGTCGTGCTCGACATTTCCGACCTGGGCCGCCTCGGCATGCTGGGCGACACGGTTCGCGACCGCGGCGTGCCGGTGGTGTGCATCGATCACCATGTGAGCCCGGGGGAGTTGCCGCCAGGCCCCCGCTACGTGGACCCGACGGCCGCAGCCACCGGGGAACTGGTGTTCGAAATCGGCCGGGCCAACGAGTGGCCGCTGACACGGGAGGCCGCCCGGGGGCTCTACACCGCCATCATGACCGATACCGGGAGCTTTCGCTTCAGCAATACCCACCCGCGCACGCTGCGTGTTGCCGCCGAACTGCTGGAGACCGGCCTGGATCCGGAACGGATGTATCTCGACGTGTACGCCAATGCGCCCGAGGGGCGGCCGCGGCTCTATGCCGAAGCGCTCCAGACGCTCGTGGTGGAGCAGGAGCATGGACTGGCGTGGGTGACCGTGCCGCCGGGCGCGCTCGAGCGGCTCGGGGTGAGCGCCGACGATCTCGACGGCGTGGTGGAATTTCCGCGGAGCATTGCGGGGGTGCGGATGGCGCTGCTCTTCCGCGAAATCGCCGCCGGCCGCATCAAGGTCTCCCTGCGCTCCGTCGGGGACGTGGATGTGGCCGCTTTCGCCAAGCCCTTCGGCGGCGGTGGCCACACCAAGGCGGCGGGGCTCTCGATCGAGGGATCGATGGGGGCGGTGCAGGGTACGGTACTCGAAGCTGCGCGCAAGTATCTTGGCGGCAACGGAACGCACTGA
- a CDS encoding amino acid permease, which produces MSLFRRKDVAALQAELATDHSLKRTLGAGGLVMLGIGAIIGAGIFVLTGQAAAAYAGPAIVYSFLLAGLACAFAGLCYAEFAAMIPIAGSAYTYGYATMGEFVAWIIGWDLILEYLFAASTVAVGWSGYFTSLLRDMGINIPAAYTSAPYDHHAVPDAGLNVWRLFTEGWVRNPDAVLNIPAMVIVGLISVLLIIGIKESSRFNNIIVVVKLAVVLAFIGFGAAYINRENWEPFIPTMTEPGHFGWSGIVRAAGVIFFAYIGFDAVSTAAQETKNPKRDMPIGILGSLIICTVLYIAVSMVLTGIVSYKELNVPDPIAVGINAAGPGLAWLRPFIKIGAIAGLSSVILVMLMGQPRIFYTMAKDGLLPPVFSAVHPKFKTPWLATIMTGAVAMLCAGLLPIGLLGELVSIGTLLAFAIVCGGVLVLRYTDPDIPRPFRTPLVPLVPLLGVGMCVYLMWGLPVDTWARLVIWMAIGIAIYFGYGRRHSKLNA; this is translated from the coding sequence ATGAGCCTATTCCGCCGTAAGGATGTCGCCGCCCTCCAGGCCGAGCTGGCGACTGATCACAGCCTCAAGCGCACCCTGGGTGCCGGGGGCCTCGTCATGCTGGGCATCGGTGCCATCATCGGCGCCGGCATCTTCGTCCTGACGGGGCAGGCCGCCGCGGCCTATGCCGGCCCGGCCATCGTCTATTCGTTCCTCCTGGCCGGGTTGGCCTGTGCGTTCGCCGGGCTCTGCTACGCCGAGTTCGCCGCGATGATCCCCATTGCGGGGTCGGCATACACCTATGGGTACGCCACGATGGGCGAGTTCGTCGCCTGGATCATCGGGTGGGACCTGATCCTCGAATACCTCTTCGCCGCCTCGACGGTGGCCGTGGGCTGGTCGGGGTACTTCACCTCGCTGCTCCGTGACATGGGGATCAACATTCCCGCGGCCTATACTTCGGCGCCGTACGATCACCATGCGGTCCCCGATGCGGGGCTCAACGTCTGGCGCCTGTTCACGGAAGGGTGGGTCCGCAATCCCGACGCGGTGCTGAACATCCCGGCCATGGTCATCGTGGGCCTGATTTCGGTCCTCCTGATCATCGGCATCAAGGAGTCGTCGCGGTTCAACAACATCATCGTCGTGGTCAAGCTCGCGGTGGTGCTGGCGTTCATCGGCTTCGGCGCGGCCTACATCAACCGCGAAAACTGGGAGCCGTTCATCCCGACCATGACCGAGCCCGGGCACTTTGGCTGGAGCGGCATCGTGCGTGCCGCCGGGGTCATCTTCTTCGCCTACATCGGGTTTGACGCGGTCTCCACGGCGGCCCAGGAGACCAAGAACCCGAAACGCGACATGCCGATCGGCATCCTCGGCTCGCTGATCATCTGTACCGTGCTGTACATCGCCGTGTCGATGGTGCTGACCGGCATCGTGAGCTACAAGGAACTCAACGTGCCCGACCCGATTGCGGTCGGCATCAACGCGGCCGGCCCGGGCCTGGCGTGGCTGCGGCCCTTCATCAAGATCGGCGCCATTGCCGGGCTCTCCTCGGTCATCCTCGTCATGCTGATGGGTCAGCCGCGGATCTTCTATACGATGGCCAAGGACGGGCTGCTGCCGCCCGTGTTCAGCGCCGTCCACCCGAAATTCAAGACGCCCTGGCTCGCGACCATCATGACCGGCGCCGTGGCCATGCTCTGTGCCGGCCTGCTGCCGATCGGCCTCCTCGGCGAGCTGGTGTCGATCGGGACCCTGTTGGCCTTTGCCATCGTCTGCGGCGGCGTCCTGGTCCTCCGCTACACTGATCCGGACATCCCGCGGCCATTCCGCACGCCGCTGGTGCCCCTGGTGCCGCTCCTCGGCGTCGGCATGTGCGTCTACCTCATGTGGGGCCTCCCCGTCGATACCTGGGCGCGGCTCGTCATCTGGATGGCCATCGGTATCGCGATTTACTTCGGCTATGGCCGCAGGCACTCGAAGCTGAACGCCTGA